Proteins encoded by one window of Xiphias gladius isolate SHS-SW01 ecotype Sanya breed wild chromosome 15, ASM1685928v1, whole genome shotgun sequence:
- the si:ch211-196h16.12 gene encoding regulator of G-protein signaling 5, which produces MCKGLSSLPSSCLEKAKEMRVKLSHLAETHHKHKVHDGKTLQDLETLLNNKIGLQAFHGFLRSEFSEENLEFWLACEDYRVSPSDLQRAKASSIYSQFINPDAPQEVNLDAETREALLSVMDSPCADTFKKAQQRIYSLMAKDSYPRFLRSHHCMEAIKAF; this is translated from the exons ATGTGTAAGGGACTCTCCTCCCTGCCCTCCTCATGCCTGGAGAA ggcaAAAGAGATGCGGGTGAAGTTAAGCCATCTGGCCGAGACACACCACAAGCACAA GGTTCATGATGGGAAAACTCTTCAGGACCTGGAAACTCTACTAAACAACAAAA TTGGTCTGCAGGCATTTCATGGGTTCCTGCGTTCAGAGTTCAGTGAGGAGAACCTCGAGTTCTGGCTGGCCTGTGAGGACTACAGGGTTTCGCCCTCAGACCTGCAGAGGGCCAAGGCCAGCAGCATCTACAGCCAGTTCATCAACCCTGATGCTCCCCAGGAG GTAAACCTGGATGCTGAAACCCGCGAGGCTCTGTTGAGTGTGATGGACTCTCCATGTGCTGACACGTTCAAGAAGGCACAGCAGAGGATCTACAGCCTTATGGCCAAAGACTCCTACCCTCGCTTCCTGCGCTCCCATCACTGCATGGAGGCCATTAAGGCTTTCTAA
- the c15h19orf53 gene encoding leydig cell tumor 10 kDa protein homolog yields the protein MAQGSQKFKAQRPGASKKHHQNKNKGPKKGGRVIAPKKTQVVQQQKLKKGLEVAIRNKIEQEVTQKASSSLHKPLSVVKGPEGKGNRGAAHPGTSCK from the exons ATGGCTCAAGGTTCTCAAAAGTTTAAAGCTCAGCGGCCAGGAGCCTCCAAGAAAcaccatcaaaacaaaaacaaaggaccGAAGAAAGGAG GGAGGGTCATTGCGCCTAAGAAGACTCAAGTGGTTCAGCAACAGAAACTGAAGAAG GGTCTCGAAGTTGCCATCAGGAACAAGATTGAGCAGGAGGTGACCCAGAAGGCCAGCTCCTCCCTTCACAAGCCGCTGAGTGTGGTTAAAGGGCCTGAGGGTAAAGGCAACCGAGGAGCAGCCCATCCAGGAACCAGCTGCAAATAG
- the mri1 gene encoding methylthioribose-1-phosphate isomerase yields the protein MTLEAIRYRAGSLQILNQLLLPHQTAYDEIRSVQDAYEAIKSMKVRGAPAIAIVGCLSLAVELRAGAGGDDPVTFIRESLCHLTSARPTAVNMGRAARELMEFAENESMEKNSEQLRESVIAWIEDMLERDVNDNRKIGNYGAQHILSGVPRDSVTILTHCNTGSLATAGYGTALGVVRSLHALGRLKRVYCTETRPYNQGSRLTAYEAVSEGIPATLITDSMAALTMREMDITAVVVGADRVVANGDTANKVGTYQLAIAAKHHGIPFYVAAPSTSCDLSLESGRDIIIEVRPPEELTSINGVPIAAPGIEVWNPAFDVTPHQLITGGIITELGVFLPSELQAALTGRLTAL from the exons ATGACGCTGGAAGCGATCCGCTACCGGGCCGGGTCTCTGCAGATCCTcaaccagctgctgctgccacaccAGACGGCTTACGATGAGATCCGCTCGGTGCAGGACGCCTACGAGGCCATCAAGTCCATGAAG GTGCGTGGCGCCCCGGCCATCGCCATTGTCGGCTGCCTCAGCCTGGCTGTGGAGCTGCGGGCAGGTGCCGGCGGCGATGACCCTGTGACCTTCATCAGGGAGTCTCTGtgtcacctgacctcagccaGGCCCACCGCTGTCAACATGGGCCGTGCCGCCCGTGAGCTGATGGAGTTTGCCGAGAACGAGAGCATGGAGAAGAACTCGGAGCAGCTCAGAGAAAG TGTAATTGCCTGGATTGAAGACATGCTGGAGCGTGACGTCAATGACAACAGGAAGATCGGTAACTATGGCGCTCAGCACATCCTGTCTGGCGTCCCGAGGGACTCTGTGACCATCCTCACACACTGCAACACCGGCTCGCTGGCCACAGCTGGATACGGGACTGCACTGG gcgtgGTGCGAAGCCTCCACGCGCTGGGCAGGCTGAAACGTGTGTACTGCACAGAGACCAGACCGTATAACCAGGGATCCAGACTGACAGCGTATGAGGCGGTTTCAGAGGGAATCCCTGCTACACTTATTACAGACAGCATGGCAGCCCTCACCATGAGAGAAATGGAcatcacag CTGTGGTGGTGGGTGCAGACAGGGTGGTTGCCAACGGTGACACGGCCAACAAGGTGGGCACGTACCAGCTGGCTATCGCCGCAAAGCACCATGGGATTCCCTTCTATGTGGCCGCACCCAGCACGTCGTGCGACTTGAGCCTGGAGAGCGGCAGGGATATCATCATCGAAGTGCGCCCGCCTGAGGAGCTCACCAGTATAAACGGAGTCCCGATTGCCGCCCCGG GTATTGAGGTTTGGAACCCGGCGTTCGACGTGACCCCCCACCAGCTCATCACAGGAGGCATCATCACAGAGCTGGGAGTCTTCCTCCCCTCTGAGCTCCAGGCTGCGCTCACCGGTCGCCTCACTGCCCTCTAG